AGAGAAAGTTGGCCTTCGCATAATAGCGGCAGATAAAGGACCGGGAATAAGCAATTTGAAAAAAGTGATGGAAGACGGCTATTCAACTTCTGGCGGCCTTGGAGCGGGCTTGCCGGGAGTCAGAAGACTAATGGATACAATGGACATCCAATCCACAGTAGGAAGTGGTACGACGATAGTTATCGAAAAATGGGTAAAGTAGGATGTGGTAAAATTTGAAAGAGCTGCAAACACAATATCAAAAAATCTTATCTGATTTTTTGGCAAACCAAACTGAGCGAAATTTATATATAGGACAAAACTTTATTCGACAGTTAATTCAAAAAAAAGTAGCTCCAGAAGAAGTCATCAATATCCACAAGTATGCGATAGAGCAAATTTATCCAGATCTACCAGAAGATATTTCGCATAGCTATGATTTTTTAATTGAGATTATGGTACACTTTGGTTTAACTTTAAAGGAGCATCAAAGTTTACTGGAACAGCAAGAAGAACTGCGTATGGAGATGAATGTCGCTACAAAGATCCAGAATATGATTCTCAGAACAACAGTACCTAGGCTTGATCAGATTGATATTGGGATGCTATCTGTACCAATCCGCAAAATGAATGGTGATTATGTTCACTTTTTAAACAACAATGATTCAGTTGTCAGTGTAGCTGTGACAGATGTTGTTGGAAAAGGTGTGCCAGCAGCCCTTTGTATGTCTATGGTCAAATATGGGCTTGATACACTTGAGTACGCAACGAAAGATCCATCTTACATTTTAGAAGTGTTAAATCGTATTATCGAAAAAAGTGTTGATGATAGTATGTTTGTCTCGATGTTTTACGGGACATACAATATTGAAGAAAGCAAATTTACATATGGGTCGGCTGGGCATGAGCCTGCTATATATTATAATGCTCGTAAAAAAACTTTCTTTGATTTGGAATCGAAAGGTTTACTATTAGGTGTTATGCCTGAAGTGACATACCCGCAGTACGACATCTGTTTGGAAGAAAGTGATTTTATCATTATGATTACAGATGGTGTAACGGATTTTCGTAAGCAAGGAGAGTTGGATCCTCGGGATGTGATTAAGAATTTGGCATTAAGTTGTAGCCATCTTTCGGCGCAGGAAATGTGTGAGGAAATGTACGCCTATTTGAAAAACATGTCTGATTTTGAATTAGAAGATGATTTTACGGTTGTTATTTTTAAAAAATAAAAAAATTTATGTTTGAGCTCCCGCGGATTCGGGAAAAGTAATTAGGCTTATAATGGAGGTGTCTAATAATGAATGTTAATGTTCAATTTAGAGAAGATGGAAACGTATTAAAAGGTTATATCGAGGGTGAAATCGATACGTACACAGCCCCGATTTTACGTGAAGAGCTAGAGACTGTTCAAATTGTAGAAGGCCGAGAAATCGAATTGGATTTATCAAAAGTAAATTATATGGACAGTACGGGTTTAGGAATATTTGTAGCATTTTATAAAAAAGTTACGAAGGAAAATGCATCATTAAAATTAGTGAATTTATCAAATCGTTTAGTAAGATTGTTTGAAATTACAGGATTAAGTGAATTAATGAGTATTGAGATTGATGAGGAATTGGAGTTGAAATGATGAGAGCATTTGACTATATTGAAATTCGAGTGCCTGCCAAATCGCAATATGTAAGTGTTATACGGCTAACAATTTCAGGATTAGCGATGCGAGTTGGGTTTACTTATGATGAAATTGAAGACTTAAAAATAGCTACAAGTGAAGCGGTGACAAATGTTGTTCACCATGCTTATAAAGCAAACGAGGAAGGCGAAGTTGTAATCGGTTGTGCATTATTTGAAGACAAGATTGAAATAATGGTCGCAGATTACGGTGTAAGCTTTAACTTTGAAGAGATCAAATCAAAAGTTGGTCCATATCATGAAAATGAAAACGTAGCATTATTACGTGAAGGTGGATTAGGGATTTATTTAATGGAGACTTTAATGGATGAAGTGAAATTAAATAACGAAGGTGGCGTCACTGTTTTCATGACAAAGTATGTCTCGAGAGAGCAGGTGAAAGGGAATGTCGAAAGAATCACTACCTAAGAATACATCAAAAGAAGAAGTGCTAAATTGGATTGCAGAATATCAGGCGAGCGGCTGTGAAGATTCACAAACAAATCTTGTGCTCCATTACCAGCAATTAGTCGAGTCGATTGCACGCAAATATTCACATGGTAAATCTTATTATGATGATATTGTACAAGTAGGGATGCTTGGCTTATTAGGTGCGATCCGACGATTTGACCCTTCTTTTGGCAGAAGCTTTGAGGCGTTTGCTGTTCCGACAATCGTCGGAGAAATAAAACGCTTTTTACGTGATAAAACTTGGGACGTGCATGTTCCAAGACGTATTAAAGAATTAGGACCTAGAATCAAGGCGGCTGTCGAAGCATTAACGACATCGCTACAACGTTCCCCATCCATTACCGAAATTGCAACATATTTAGAAGTACAGGATGAGGACGTACTGGAAGCGATGGAGATGGGTCGAAGCTATCAGGCATTGTCGATGGACCATTCGATCGAATCGGATTCTGATGGCAGTACGGTAACGTTATTTGATGTAGTCGGTCGAGAAGACACAGGCTATGAAGTAACAAACCGCCGCATGATTGTAGCAGATGCGATGAATGTATTAAATGAACGTGAGCGACAGATTATCCAATTAACTTATTTGGAACAGCTTAGTCAAAAGGAAGCCGGAGAAAGACTCGGTATATCCCAAATGCACGTTTCGCGAATTCAACGTAAAGCAATTAAAAAATTACAAGACGCCATTACAGCAAGTGGCGGTGTCTCATTATAAAGTTTAAGAGTCTACTAGCATAAATTAGTAGGCTCTTTTTTCATGCATAAATTCGAAGCTTTTTTGGGAAACAATACAAATGGAATGGTACACTAAAAGAAAGTTCGAAATTTAAAGGAGTGGCATGATGGATCAACAAAAAATGTTACAAATAATCGCGAAAGACGCGAAAGTGGAACCAAAGCAAGCTCAAGCGGTTATTGGACTACTGGAAGAAGGTAACACAGTACCTTTTATCGCACGTTACCGAAAAGAAATGACAGGTTCACTTGATGAAGTACAAATAAAGGCAGTGGAAGACCGCTACCATTACATACAACAACTCGAAACACGAAAGGAAGAAGTGCTGCGTTTAATCGATGAGCAAGGTAAATTAACGGAAGAACTACAAACAGCTATCCAAGCATCAACGGTTCTTCAACGCATAGAAGACTTGTACCGACCATTTAAACAAAAGCGCCGTACAAAAGCAACGATTGCCAAAGAACGGGGTTTGGAACCGTTAGCTGAAGAACTGTTAAAGCTTAAAAAGCGTACGTTGGAAGAAATGGCGTCGCCTTATATAAACGAAGAACAAGGTGTTACTGGAATAGAAGATGCATTGGCTGGCGCACGAGATATTTTAGCGGAGCGATTTGCCGATGATGCTGCAATTCGTGAAAAGCTGCGTACCTTATCTTGGCGTGAAGGGAAGCTTGTAACAACGGTAAAAAATGCGGAAAAAGATGAAAAACAAGTATTTGAAATGTATTATTCATATGAAGAACCCGTTCATCGAATTGCACCCCACAGAATACTGGCGGTAAACCGCGGTGAAAAAGAAGAAGTGATACGTGCAGCAATTGAAGTTCCAATCGATAAAGCGACAACATTAATGGAAAATTATTTTATTCCAAGAAATTTTGTTGGCCCTTCTGTAAATGAAGTGAAAATGGCAGTTGCGGATAGCTATAAACGGTTAATTAAACCGTCTATTGAAAATGAGCTTCGAGCAGAACTCTCATCAAAAGCAGAAACACAAGCGATTCATATTTTCTCGGAAAATCTACGGAACTTATTATTACAGCCGCCAATGCGCGGTAAAATGGTTCTTGGTGTTGACCCTGCATATAGAACAGGATGCAAATTAGCGGTAGTCGATGAAATGGGCAAGATGATTGAAGTTGGCGTTATATATCCCCACACTACGTCGGATCCGTCAAAAGCAAAAGCAACTGTGAAGGCATTATTAAAGAAATATCCGATTAGTATTATTGCGATTGGAAACGGGACAGCCTCCCGTGAAACAGAGCAGTTTATTGCGGAACTGCTGAAAGAAGTAGACGGAAACATTGCATATGTAATTGTCAACGAGGCAGGGGCCTCCGTATATTCTGCTTCAGAAGTTGCGCGAGCGGAGTTTCCGGATTTACAGGTAGAACAACGAAGTGCTGTATCAATTGCCCGTCGTATACAAGACCCGTTATCCGAGCTAGTGAAAATTGATCCGAAAGCAGTCGGAGTAGGGCAATATCAGCATGATGTTTCACAAAAACAACTCGCGGAATCACTAACGTTTATTGTAGAAACAGCGGTAAACCAAGTTGGGGTAGATGTAAATACAGCTTCGGCCTCCCTTTTACAATATGTATCTGGACTTTCAAAAACGGTTGCGGAAAATATTGTGTCGATGCGTAGTGAAAACGGCCAATTTACATCACGGGCACAACTGAAAAAAATCCCGCGATTAGGTGCTAAAACTTACGAGCAGGCTGTCGGTTTCTTGCGTATTGCAGATGCCAAAAATCGGTTAGATGCTACAGGAATCCATCCGGAAAGCTATAAATTAGCCGAAGCAGTATTGGAGGCAGCAGGGTTAACGAAAAAGGATGTCGGAACGGCAAAAGCCGAAGAAGCGATTAGCAAGTTAAATTTAGCAACACTAGGTGAGTCATTAGAAGTAGGGGAAGTTACGTTGAAAGACATTGTCGATACATTAATGAAACCTACCCGTGACCCTCGTGCTGCTTTCCCACAACCGTTATTGAAAACAGATGTACTTCAAATGGATGACTTGCAAGTTGGAATGGAACTGCAAGGGACAGTTCGAAATGTCGTTGATTTTGGGGCATTTGTCGATATCGGAGTAAAGCAGGATGGACTTGTCCATATTTCCAAATTGCAAAAAGGTCGAGTTAAACATCCATTAGATGTTGTTTCCTTAGGGGATATCGTGACGGTTTGGGTAGAAAAAGTAGAAGCGAATAAAGGTCGTATTTCTTTAACGATGTTAACTCCTGAAAATCAACTTAGCGTGTAAAGAGCAAGATTTTCAATTATAATAAAAAGCGCATAGCTGTATATGCGCTTTTTATTAATTTAAGGGGGTTGGCATATGACGGACGAACAGGCACAAAAATTAGTTGAACAGTTATCAAACGACTTTTTTAATCGACCGTTTATTCATAAGGCTTATTTTAATAGTCGCTTGAAAACGACGGGCGGTCGGTATATGTTAAATAGCCACAATATCGAACTTAATAAAAAACTATATGATCATTTCGGTATAGAGGAGTTAAAGGGTATTATTTTACATGAACTTTGCCATTATCATCTACATATTTTAGGGATGGGTTATAGGCATGGTGATGCGGATTTTCGGAATCTATTGAAAAAAGTAGGCGCGCCACGTTTTTGTTCTACAATGGAACAGCCAAAAGAAAAGCCGAAGCAAAAGACAATACATATATATAGCTGTACGAATTGCGGACAAATATATAAAAGAAAAAGAAAAATGGATGTAAAAAAATATTGCTGCAGCATGTGCAAAGGGAAAATTAAATTTCTCCACAGTGAAAAATATTTTTA
This sequence is a window from Solibacillus isronensis. Protein-coding genes within it:
- a CDS encoding anti-sigma regulatory factor; this encodes MNTKSTVEIVTEWDIVAARQLGRNEAKAIGFGAVDQARITTAISELARNIYLYARAGEVTIERISNEEKVGLRIIAADKGPGISNLKKVMEDGYSTSGGLGAGLPGVRRLMDTMDIQSTVGSGTTIVIEKWVK
- the sigB gene encoding RNA polymerase sigma factor SigB: MSKESLPKNTSKEEVLNWIAEYQASGCEDSQTNLVLHYQQLVESIARKYSHGKSYYDDIVQVGMLGLLGAIRRFDPSFGRSFEAFAVPTIVGEIKRFLRDKTWDVHVPRRIKELGPRIKAAVEALTTSLQRSPSITEIATYLEVQDEDVLEAMEMGRSYQALSMDHSIESDSDGSTVTLFDVVGREDTGYEVTNRRMIVADAMNVLNERERQIIQLTYLEQLSQKEAGERLGISQMHVSRIQRKAIKKLQDAITASGGVSL
- a CDS encoding Tex family protein; translated protein: MDQQKMLQIIAKDAKVEPKQAQAVIGLLEEGNTVPFIARYRKEMTGSLDEVQIKAVEDRYHYIQQLETRKEEVLRLIDEQGKLTEELQTAIQASTVLQRIEDLYRPFKQKRRTKATIAKERGLEPLAEELLKLKKRTLEEMASPYINEEQGVTGIEDALAGARDILAERFADDAAIREKLRTLSWREGKLVTTVKNAEKDEKQVFEMYYSYEEPVHRIAPHRILAVNRGEKEEVIRAAIEVPIDKATTLMENYFIPRNFVGPSVNEVKMAVADSYKRLIKPSIENELRAELSSKAETQAIHIFSENLRNLLLQPPMRGKMVLGVDPAYRTGCKLAVVDEMGKMIEVGVIYPHTTSDPSKAKATVKALLKKYPISIIAIGNGTASRETEQFIAELLKEVDGNIAYVIVNEAGASVYSASEVARAEFPDLQVEQRSAVSIARRIQDPLSELVKIDPKAVGVGQYQHDVSQKQLAESLTFIVETAVNQVGVDVNTASASLLQYVSGLSKTVAENIVSMRSENGQFTSRAQLKKIPRLGAKTYEQAVGFLRIADAKNRLDATGIHPESYKLAEAVLEAAGLTKKDVGTAKAEEAISKLNLATLGESLEVGEVTLKDIVDTLMKPTRDPRAAFPQPLLKTDVLQMDDLQVGMELQGTVRNVVDFGAFVDIGVKQDGLVHISKLQKGRVKHPLDVVSLGDIVTVWVEKVEANKGRISLTMLTPENQLSV
- a CDS encoding SprT family protein; this translates as MTDEQAQKLVEQLSNDFFNRPFIHKAYFNSRLKTTGGRYMLNSHNIELNKKLYDHFGIEELKGIILHELCHYHLHILGMGYRHGDADFRNLLKKVGAPRFCSTMEQPKEKPKQKTIHIYSCTNCGQIYKRKRKMDVKKYCCSMCKGKIKFLHSEKYF
- a CDS encoding PP2C family protein-serine/threonine phosphatase, which encodes MKELQTQYQKILSDFLANQTERNLYIGQNFIRQLIQKKVAPEEVINIHKYAIEQIYPDLPEDISHSYDFLIEIMVHFGLTLKEHQSLLEQQEELRMEMNVATKIQNMILRTTVPRLDQIDIGMLSVPIRKMNGDYVHFLNNNDSVVSVAVTDVVGKGVPAALCMSMVKYGLDTLEYATKDPSYILEVLNRIIEKSVDDSMFVSMFYGTYNIEESKFTYGSAGHEPAIYYNARKKTFFDLESKGLLLGVMPEVTYPQYDICLEESDFIIMITDGVTDFRKQGELDPRDVIKNLALSCSHLSAQEMCEEMYAYLKNMSDFELEDDFTVVIFKK
- a CDS encoding STAS domain-containing protein, encoding MNVNVQFREDGNVLKGYIEGEIDTYTAPILREELETVQIVEGREIELDLSKVNYMDSTGLGIFVAFYKKVTKENASLKLVNLSNRLVRLFEITGLSELMSIEIDEELELK
- the rsbW gene encoding anti-sigma B factor RsbW encodes the protein MRAFDYIEIRVPAKSQYVSVIRLTISGLAMRVGFTYDEIEDLKIATSEAVTNVVHHAYKANEEGEVVIGCALFEDKIEIMVADYGVSFNFEEIKSKVGPYHENENVALLREGGLGIYLMETLMDEVKLNNEGGVTVFMTKYVSREQVKGNVERITT